One window of the Streptococcus parasanguinis ATCC 15912 genome contains the following:
- a CDS encoding UDP-N-acetylmuramoyl-tripeptide--D-alanyl-D-alanine ligase: MNLTLHEVAHLVHAKNDISQFEDVALVKPEFDSRLIGPGDLFVPLKGARDGHDFIETAFENGAVATFSEKVVEGHPYILVEDVLSAFQTLAAAYLQKTKVDVFAVTGSNGKTTTKDMLAQLLSTTYLTYKTQGNYNNEIGLPYTVLHMPEGTDKLVLEMGQDHLGDIHLLSELAHPKAAIVTLIGEAHLEFFKDRSEIAKGKLQIADGMPEGGLLVVPADPIVDAYLPENQTVVRFGPDEEIFITELIERKDSLTFRANFLEEAIDLPVTGKYNATNAMIAAYVALKEGVSEAAIRDSFETLQLTRNRTEWKKASNGADILSDVYNANPTAMRLILETFSTIPANPNGRKLAVLADMKELGEQSVDLHNQMILSLSPDVLDTVIFYGQDIAGLAQLASQMFPLGHVYYFKKTAEEDQFEDMVKQVKESLKEQDQILIKGSNSMNLGKLVEELENGK, translated from the coding sequence ATGAATCTCACATTACATGAAGTTGCTCATCTAGTACATGCAAAAAATGATATCAGCCAATTTGAAGATGTGGCCCTCGTCAAGCCGGAATTTGACAGCCGTTTGATTGGGCCTGGAGACCTGTTTGTTCCTTTAAAGGGAGCGCGTGATGGTCATGATTTTATTGAGACTGCTTTTGAAAACGGAGCCGTAGCCACTTTTTCAGAGAAAGTGGTAGAAGGCCACCCTTATATTTTGGTGGAAGATGTGCTGAGTGCTTTTCAAACATTAGCTGCAGCCTATCTTCAAAAGACAAAAGTGGATGTTTTTGCAGTGACGGGGTCAAATGGTAAAACCACCACAAAAGATATGTTGGCACAGCTTTTGTCCACCACCTACCTAACCTATAAAACACAGGGAAACTATAATAACGAAATTGGTCTTCCTTATACGGTTTTGCATATGCCAGAAGGGACAGACAAACTCGTCCTTGAAATGGGGCAAGACCATCTAGGAGATATCCATCTCTTGTCAGAACTGGCGCATCCAAAAGCTGCTATTGTCACCTTGATTGGGGAAGCCCATTTGGAATTCTTTAAAGATCGAAGTGAGATCGCAAAAGGAAAACTCCAGATTGCGGACGGGATGCCAGAAGGTGGCCTTCTGGTAGTTCCAGCTGATCCGATCGTCGATGCCTACCTTCCTGAAAATCAAACAGTCGTCCGCTTTGGGCCAGACGAGGAGATTTTTATTACTGAGTTAATCGAGCGAAAGGATAGCTTAACTTTCCGAGCTAATTTCTTAGAAGAAGCGATTGATCTTCCAGTAACAGGAAAATATAATGCGACCAATGCCATGATTGCAGCTTATGTTGCCTTGAAAGAAGGAGTGAGTGAAGCTGCGATTCGTGATAGTTTCGAAACCTTGCAATTAACTCGCAACCGGACAGAATGGAAGAAGGCAAGTAACGGAGCAGATATCTTATCCGATGTCTACAATGCCAACCCAACGGCCATGCGCCTAATCTTAGAAACTTTCTCGACTATTCCTGCCAATCCAAATGGTCGAAAATTGGCCGTCCTGGCAGATATGAAAGAACTAGGGGAGCAATCGGTAGATCTGCACAACCAAATGATTCTCAGCCTCTCGCCAGATGTTTTGGATACGGTTATTTTCTATGGTCAAGACATTGCGGGATTGGCTCAGTTAGCGAGTCAGATGTTCCCACTCGGACATGTCTATTATTTCAAGAAGACAGCTGAGGAAGATCAGTTTGAGGACATGGTCAAACAAGTCAAGGAAAGCTTGAAAGAGCAAGACCAAATCCTTATCAAGGGAAGCAATTCCATGAATTTGGGCAAATTGGTAGAGGAATTGGAGAATGGTAAGTAA
- a CDS encoding NUDIX hydrolase, translating to MVSNNVLKDIQRLISITNTGLAFSKDPFDQERYQDIREILQDLVRETTDLNSQELSDLFRPTNYYDTPLIDVRAWIVKDRKLCLVKGQGEETWALPGGFGEVGYSPKENILKEIQEETGYVARVNRLLAVFDTNRYQLQSRQYVKLVFECELLDGSFQQNQEISDLAFFEREKMPALSTKRNTEEQLNFLWEVYDGKRDLYCD from the coding sequence ATGGTAAGTAATAATGTACTGAAGGACATTCAGCGCTTGATTTCAATCACCAATACAGGCTTAGCCTTCTCAAAAGATCCATTTGATCAAGAGCGCTACCAGGATATTCGTGAAATTTTACAGGATCTTGTGAGAGAAACGACTGATCTGAATTCACAAGAATTATCGGATTTGTTTCGACCGACAAACTATTATGACACCCCCTTAATTGATGTTAGGGCTTGGATTGTCAAAGATAGAAAACTTTGTCTGGTGAAAGGTCAGGGAGAAGAGACCTGGGCTTTGCCGGGTGGTTTTGGTGAGGTTGGCTATTCTCCTAAAGAAAATATTTTAAAGGAAATCCAAGAAGAAACGGGCTATGTAGCACGTGTCAATCGGTTGTTGGCAGTATTTGATACTAATCGCTACCAATTGCAAAGTCGCCAATATGTGAAATTGGTATTTGAATGTGAATTGCTGGATGGAAGTTTTCAACAGAATCAGGAAATTTCCGATCTTGCATTTTTTGAGAGAGAGAAAATGCCTGCTCTTTCTACCAAGCGCAATACAGAGGAACAATTGAATTTCCTTTGGGAGGTTTATGATGGGAAACGAGATTTGTATTGTGATTAA
- a CDS encoding YwaF family protein, with protein MTLWDLLFTNQKSAPPEFGLWYFFLPASLLVVGYFSIKYAQSKSYQRFWYWAQLIQVLTINAWYILAHMPLTDNLPFYHCRLAMLAILFAPRGTYIKQYFALLGVLGSIAALVYPAFDPFPFPHITVLNLVFSHWALFANSLIYLQDFYQSEKQDSLRIVKITFGMNALIFLVNLLTKGDYGFLRRPPIIGDHGALLNYLLVSIVMVAGICLVNQRYKYKYKMVEETVGSRSE; from the coding sequence ATGACACTTTGGGATTTATTGTTTACGAACCAAAAATCAGCCCCGCCTGAATTTGGGCTCTGGTATTTTTTCCTACCAGCTTCCTTGTTGGTGGTTGGCTACTTTTCTATCAAATATGCTCAGTCAAAAAGCTACCAACGCTTTTGGTACTGGGCACAATTGATTCAAGTCTTGACCATCAATGCTTGGTATATTCTAGCCCACATGCCTCTGACAGATAATTTGCCTTTTTATCATTGTCGCTTGGCCATGCTTGCGATCCTTTTTGCCCCGAGAGGAACCTATATCAAGCAATATTTTGCCTTGTTGGGAGTTCTAGGATCGATTGCAGCATTGGTGTATCCGGCCTTTGATCCTTTCCCATTCCCTCATATCACTGTGTTGAATCTGGTTTTTAGTCACTGGGCCTTGTTTGCTAATAGTTTGATTTACCTGCAAGATTTTTATCAGTCGGAAAAGCAAGACAGCTTACGAATTGTTAAGATTACCTTTGGTATGAATGCCTTGATTTTCTTGGTCAACCTTTTGACGAAAGGGGATTATGGCTTCTTACGACGTCCACCAATCATTGGAGACCACGGTGCTCTCTTGAACTACCTCTTGGTCAGCATCGTGATGGTAGCTGGTATTTGCTTGGTCAATCAACGCTATAAGTACAAATACAAGATGGTTGAAGAGACTGTCGGTTCGCGTTCGGAATAA
- a CDS encoding YwaF family protein, translating to MTLWDLFFTSQPTSPPQLGVWYFLLPTSLVVVGVLSIRFAHSKAYQNFWYWGQLIQLLIINSWYLAARLPLSESLPFYHSRMAMWIILLAPKSSFKQYFALVGVFGSIMALVHPVFYPYPFPHVSSINNVFGHWALLANCLIYLVQSYQVKEGSVWKICQMTFGVNAIIQLANLATGGNYGFMRRPPVIGDHGLVLNYLIVTVLMTGTLIFINTIVQYSKKRRIPKSV from the coding sequence ATGACACTTTGGGACTTATTTTTCACCAGTCAACCAACGTCCCCTCCTCAATTGGGGGTCTGGTATTTCTTATTGCCGACTTCATTGGTGGTAGTGGGAGTTCTGTCCATTCGATTTGCTCACTCTAAAGCCTACCAAAACTTTTGGTATTGGGGGCAGTTGATCCAGCTGCTCATCATCAACTCTTGGTATCTAGCTGCTCGCTTGCCTCTTTCAGAGAGTCTTCCCTTCTATCATAGCCGGATGGCCATGTGGATCATTCTTTTGGCGCCCAAGAGCAGCTTCAAACAATATTTTGCCCTCGTGGGAGTCTTTGGCTCCATTATGGCCTTGGTTCATCCCGTTTTTTATCCTTACCCTTTTCCTCACGTATCCTCGATCAACAATGTCTTTGGTCACTGGGCTCTCTTGGCCAACTGTTTGATCTATCTGGTTCAATCCTACCAGGTGAAAGAAGGGTCTGTTTGGAAAATCTGTCAGATGACTTTTGGGGTCAATGCCATTATTCAGCTTGCAAATCTCGCAACAGGTGGAAACTACGGCTTTATGCGTCGCCCTCCTGTGATCGGTGACCATGGCCTTGTGCTCAACTATTTGATCGTGACAGTCCTCATGACGGGGACACTGATTTTCATCAATACGATCGTTCAGTACAGTAAGAAAAGAAGAATACCTAAATCTGTTTAA
- a CDS encoding YwaF family protein, which yields MHHFFTTESTAPPAISALWYSVMVLLIVTAIMMSLRYYQNEQFRKCFQYLQGFQLICLYLWYFAYHIPWSNSLPFYHCRLAMFAVLFLPDRWKSKQFFALMGVSGAIFALGYPVFDPYTFPHITSFSFLLGHYCLLINSLIYLLRWYDRNLLKNSQIVLYTFALDLFLVGVNQLTGGNYGLMARPPIMRGDKVWLNYLVVSSILALALLLFNQFFNRRSERVKVRK from the coding sequence ATGCATCATTTTTTCACTACAGAATCAACAGCACCACCAGCAATCTCAGCACTTTGGTATAGTGTGATGGTCTTGTTAATTGTGACAGCGATCATGATGTCACTTCGCTATTATCAGAATGAGCAATTTCGCAAATGCTTTCAATACTTACAGGGCTTCCAGTTAATTTGCTTGTATCTTTGGTATTTTGCCTACCACATTCCTTGGTCCAATAGCTTACCATTTTATCATTGCCGCTTGGCCATGTTTGCGGTCTTGTTTTTACCAGACCGCTGGAAAAGCAAACAGTTCTTTGCCTTGATGGGAGTGAGTGGAGCCATCTTTGCCTTGGGCTATCCAGTCTTTGATCCCTACACTTTCCCTCATATTACGAGCTTTTCTTTCCTCCTCGGACATTACTGTCTCCTGATCAATTCCTTGATTTATCTCTTGAGATGGTATGATCGAAACCTCTTAAAAAATAGTCAGATTGTTCTCTATACCTTTGCCTTAGATTTATTCCTGGTTGGAGTCAATCAATTGACGGGAGGAAATTATGGCTTGATGGCTCGCCCTCCGATTATGAGAGGGGATAAGGTATGGCTCAATTATCTGGTTGTATCCAGTATTTTAGCCCTTGCTTTATTGCTCTTTAATCAGTTCTTCAATCGCAGAAGTGAGCGGGTGAAAGTGAGAAAATAA
- a CDS encoding peptide chain release factor 3: protein MNVQEEIKKRRTFAIISHPDAGKTTITEQLLYFGGEIREAGTVKGKKTGNFAKSDWMDIEKQRGISVTSSVMQFDYDGKRVNILDTPGHEDFSEDTYRTLMAVDAAVMVVDSAKGIEAQTKKLFEVVKHRGIPVFTFMNKLDRDGREPLDLLQELEEVLGIASYPMNWPIGMGKAFEGLYDLYNQRLELYKGDERFASLEDGDKLFANNPFYEQVKDDIELLQEAGNEFSEEAILAGELTPVFFGSALTNFGVQTFLETFLEFAPEPHGHKKTDGELVDPYDKDFSGFVFKIQANMDPRHRDRIAFVRIVSGEFERGMSVNLPRTGKGAKLSNVTQFMAESRENVSNAVAGDIIGVYDTGTYQVGDTLTVGKNKFEFEPLPTFTPEIFMKVSAKNVMKQKSFHKGIEQLVQEGAIQLYTNYQTGEYMLGAVGQLQFEVFKHRMENEYNAEVVMSPMGKKTVRWIKPEDLDERMSSSRNILAKDRFDQPVFLFENDFALRWFADKYPDVELEEKMG, encoded by the coding sequence ATGAACGTACAAGAAGAAATTAAAAAACGCCGTACCTTTGCTATCATCTCCCACCCGGATGCTGGTAAAACGACGATTACTGAGCAGTTGCTCTACTTTGGGGGAGAGATTCGGGAAGCCGGTACTGTCAAAGGGAAGAAAACAGGAAACTTTGCTAAATCCGACTGGATGGACATTGAGAAACAACGTGGGATTTCGGTAACCTCATCTGTCATGCAGTTTGACTACGATGGCAAACGCGTTAATATCCTTGATACCCCAGGGCACGAGGACTTCTCAGAAGATACTTACCGGACCTTGATGGCGGTGGATGCTGCCGTTATGGTGGTGGACTCTGCCAAAGGGATCGAGGCCCAAACCAAGAAATTGTTTGAGGTTGTGAAACACCGTGGCATTCCAGTCTTCACTTTTATGAATAAGCTGGACCGTGACGGTCGCGAGCCACTGGACCTCTTGCAAGAATTGGAAGAAGTCTTGGGCATCGCCAGTTACCCAATGAACTGGCCGATCGGGATGGGGAAAGCCTTTGAAGGACTTTATGACCTTTATAACCAACGCTTGGAACTCTATAAAGGAGACGAACGCTTTGCTAGTCTAGAAGATGGAGACAAGCTCTTTGCTAACAACCCTTTCTACGAGCAAGTAAAAGATGATATCGAACTCTTGCAAGAAGCTGGAAACGAATTCTCAGAAGAAGCCATCCTTGCAGGTGAATTGACACCAGTCTTCTTCGGATCAGCTTTGACTAACTTTGGGGTGCAGACTTTCTTGGAAACCTTCCTCGAGTTTGCTCCAGAGCCTCATGGACATAAAAAAACAGACGGTGAACTTGTCGATCCATACGACAAGGATTTCTCAGGCTTTGTCTTTAAAATCCAAGCCAATATGGACCCTCGTCACCGTGACCGGATTGCCTTTGTTCGGATCGTATCTGGCGAATTTGAGCGTGGGATGAGCGTCAACCTGCCTCGTACTGGTAAGGGCGCTAAGTTATCTAACGTGACTCAATTTATGGCCGAGAGCCGTGAAAATGTCAGCAATGCTGTAGCAGGAGACATCATAGGGGTTTACGATACCGGTACTTATCAGGTTGGAGATACTTTGACAGTGGGCAAAAATAAGTTTGAATTTGAACCACTGCCAACCTTTACGCCTGAAATCTTTATGAAGGTTTCTGCCAAGAATGTCATGAAGCAAAAATCCTTCCACAAAGGGATTGAGCAATTGGTGCAAGAAGGAGCTATTCAGCTCTATACCAACTACCAAACAGGTGAATACATGCTTGGTGCTGTTGGTCAATTGCAGTTTGAAGTCTTTAAGCACCGGATGGAAAATGAATACAATGCCGAAGTGGTCATGAGCCCAATGGGTAAAAAGACCGTTCGCTGGATCAAACCAGAAGACTTAGATGAGCGCATGTCTTCGAGCCGAAATATCTTGGCTAAGGACCGCTTTGACCAACCTGTCTTCCTCTTTGAAAACGACTTTGCTCTCCGCTGGTTTGCGGATAAGTATCCAGACGTTGAGCTGGAAGAAAAGATGGGGTAA
- a CDS encoding PH domain-containing protein, with protein MGLLSGLMGNASQKNVDKVERDLEDILVPGEQVTLAFSLIRDLIVFTEFRLILVDKQGVTGKKTSYKSLPYRSISRFSVETSGHFDLDAELKIWVSSAVEPSEVLQFKSDNSVIEIQQALASAVFK; from the coding sequence ATGGGATTATTAAGTGGTTTGATGGGCAATGCCTCTCAAAAGAATGTTGATAAAGTAGAAAGAGATCTGGAAGATATCTTGGTGCCGGGAGAGCAAGTCACACTTGCTTTTAGCTTGATTCGTGATTTAATCGTCTTTACAGAGTTTCGTTTGATCTTGGTGGATAAGCAAGGAGTAACAGGGAAGAAAACGTCCTACAAATCTCTTCCTTACCGCTCCATCTCTCGCTTTTCCGTTGAAACTTCCGGTCATTTTGATTTGGATGCCGAATTAAAAATCTGGGTCTCTTCAGCAGTGGAACCTTCAGAAGTTTTACAATTCAAGAGTGACAACAGTGTCATTGAAATCCAGCAAGCATTAGCCAGTGCGGTCTTTAAATAA
- a CDS encoding magnesium transporter CorA family protein — MFIDKQLGQDRKWINIDSDLIAENSYLYKKYDIDKETIEYAMDKNERAHMDYNRENGTITFIYNVLDLEKDKEYYETIPMTFIVQDTRLVTISNQDNAYIIEQMVRYLESHEELSIYKLLFAGLEMISNAYYPIIDRLDKHKDELNRLLRKTTTTKNLYALSDLETGMVYLVAAAKQNRMLLEHIKAHVIYRRMNDVEKEQFDDAMIEARQLVSMTELISNVLQQLSGSYNNILNNNLNDNLTTLTIFEALLAVLAVITGFFGMNIPLPMTEDPNAWIYVSVCSFILWLILAKVMRWIVKKR; from the coding sequence ATGTTTATCGATAAACAATTGGGTCAAGATCGGAAATGGATCAATATCGACTCGGATTTGATTGCTGAAAATTCATATCTTTATAAAAAATACGATATTGACAAAGAAACCATTGAGTACGCGATGGATAAGAACGAACGTGCCCATATGGATTACAATCGAGAAAACGGAACGATCACCTTTATCTACAATGTATTGGATTTAGAAAAGGACAAGGAATACTACGAAACCATCCCCATGACCTTTATCGTTCAAGATACGCGACTCGTGACCATCAGCAATCAAGATAATGCCTATATCATTGAACAAATGGTTCGTTATTTGGAAAGCCATGAGGAGCTATCAATCTATAAGTTGCTTTTTGCAGGTCTTGAAATGATCAGTAATGCTTATTATCCGATTATTGATCGCTTAGATAAGCACAAGGATGAACTCAACCGTTTGCTTCGAAAGACAACGACGACCAAGAATCTTTATGCCCTGTCTGACCTTGAGACCGGTATGGTCTATCTGGTCGCAGCTGCTAAGCAAAATCGGATGTTGCTAGAACATATCAAAGCGCATGTCATTTATCGCAGGATGAATGATGTTGAAAAAGAGCAGTTTGATGATGCAATGATCGAAGCGCGTCAGTTGGTTTCGATGACTGAGTTGATTTCCAATGTCTTGCAACAGTTGTCAGGATCTTACAACAATATCCTAAACAACAACTTGAATGATAACTTGACAACCCTAACCATCTTTGAAGCCTTGTTGGCGGTCTTAGCCGTTATCACAGGTTTCTTTGGAATGAATATCCCTCTTCCGATGACAGAGGATCCCAATGCTTGGATCTATGTATCCGTATGTAGCTTTATATTATGGCTCATTTTGGCAAAGGTCATGCGGTGGATTGTGAAAAAAAGATAA
- a CDS encoding DEAD/DEAH box helicase, with the protein MKFNEFNLSAELLAEIEKAGFVEASPIQEQTIPLALEGKDVIGQAQTGTGKTAAFGLPTLEKIDVDNTVIQALVIAPTRELAVQSQEELFRFGRSKGVKVRSVYGGSSIEKQIKALKSGAHIVVGTPGRLLDLIKRKALKLNHIETLILDEADEMLNMGFLEDIEAIISRVPETRQTLLFSATMPEAIKRIGVQFMKEPEHVKIAAKELTTDLVDQYYIRVKEGEKFDTMTRLMDVEQPELAIIFGRTKRRVDELTRGLKIRGFRAEGIHGDLDQNKRLRVLRDFKNGNVDVLVATDVAARGLDISGVTHVYNYDIPQDPESYVHRIGRTGRAGKTGQSITFVSPNEMGYLQIIENLTKKRMKGMKPATAEEAFQAKKQVALKKIERDFEDEKIRTNFEKFGKDARKLAAEFTPEELAMYILSLTVQDPDSLPEVEIAREKPLPFKPSGGGFGGKGKGSRGNGRRGDQRRDRNRRDDREGGRRDFKRKSNKNSRDFEGKGNKRPHRTSNEKKNGFVIRNKGDK; encoded by the coding sequence TTGAAATTCAATGAATTTAACTTATCTGCTGAATTATTAGCAGAAATCGAAAAAGCTGGCTTTGTAGAAGCAAGCCCCATCCAAGAACAAACCATTCCTTTGGCTCTTGAAGGAAAAGATGTCATCGGCCAAGCGCAAACAGGGACCGGTAAAACGGCTGCTTTTGGTCTTCCAACTTTGGAGAAGATTGATGTCGATAACACAGTGATTCAAGCTCTTGTTATTGCCCCAACGCGTGAATTGGCGGTTCAAAGTCAGGAAGAACTCTTCCGCTTTGGACGTAGTAAGGGTGTCAAAGTTCGCTCTGTCTATGGTGGATCGAGCATTGAAAAGCAAATTAAAGCTTTGAAGTCAGGTGCTCACATCGTTGTGGGAACACCTGGACGCTTGCTAGATTTGATCAAGCGCAAGGCCTTGAAACTTAATCATATTGAAACATTGATCTTGGATGAAGCAGATGAAATGCTCAATATGGGCTTCTTGGAAGATATCGAAGCTATCATTAGCCGTGTTCCCGAAACACGCCAAACCTTGCTCTTTTCAGCAACGATGCCAGAAGCCATCAAACGCATCGGTGTTCAGTTTATGAAAGAGCCAGAACACGTTAAGATTGCGGCCAAAGAATTGACAACTGATTTGGTTGATCAATACTATATTCGTGTCAAAGAGGGCGAAAAGTTTGATACCATGACTCGATTGATGGACGTCGAGCAGCCTGAACTTGCTATCATTTTTGGTCGGACCAAACGTCGGGTCGATGAGTTGACGCGTGGCTTGAAGATTCGTGGTTTCCGGGCAGAAGGGATTCACGGAGATTTGGATCAAAACAAACGTCTCCGAGTACTTCGTGACTTTAAAAATGGGAACGTGGACGTCTTGGTTGCAACAGACGTTGCGGCGCGTGGTTTGGATATTTCAGGTGTGACTCATGTCTACAACTACGATATTCCACAAGATCCAGAGAGCTATGTTCACCGGATCGGACGAACAGGTCGTGCTGGGAAAACAGGGCAATCCATTACCTTCGTTTCGCCAAATGAAATGGGCTATTTGCAAATCATTGAGAACTTGACCAAAAAGCGGATGAAGGGAATGAAACCTGCAACAGCAGAAGAAGCCTTCCAAGCGAAAAAACAAGTAGCGCTGAAGAAAATTGAGCGAGACTTTGAGGATGAAAAAATCCGGACTAACTTTGAGAAGTTTGGTAAAGATGCTCGCAAATTGGCTGCAGAATTCACTCCTGAAGAACTGGCTATGTATATCTTGAGCTTGACCGTTCAAGATCCAGACAGTCTTCCAGAAGTTGAAATTGCGCGTGAAAAACCATTGCCATTTAAACCATCCGGTGGTGGCTTTGGTGGGAAAGGAAAAGGCAGCCGTGGGAATGGCCGTCGTGGAGACCAACGCCGTGACCGAAATCGCAGAGATGACCGTGAAGGTGGACGCCGTGATTTCAAACGCAAGTCCAATAAAAATAGCCGAGACTTTGAAGGTAAAGGCAATAAACGTCCTCATCGTACTTCTAATGAAAAGAAAAATGGATTTGTCATCCGCAACAAAGGGGATAAATAA
- a CDS encoding aldose 1-epimerase family protein: MVIALKNDDLEVQCKTFGGELSSIRNKEGVEYLWQGDPEYWSGQAPVLFPICGSVRNGQVQYHLKDGVKTGQLPRHGLIRKREFKLKEQTDNRLVFEITSNDESLQNYPYHFRVEIVYELQGKEITITYRVQNLESDQVMPYFIGGHPAFRCPLLADEDYEDYELIFEKEESCSIPHLFTETGLVDRLQRTPFLDHSPSLPLRHELFEKDAIILDQLASKSVKLISKKSGKGLELDFADFENLVLWSTNNKGPFIALEPWTGISTSAEEGDFFEDKKGVIQLAPQETRSHQYRITIL; this comes from the coding sequence ATGGTGATTGCATTAAAAAACGATGATCTAGAAGTACAATGTAAGACATTTGGAGGGGAATTGAGTTCCATTCGTAATAAAGAAGGCGTAGAATATCTCTGGCAAGGGGATCCAGAGTATTGGTCGGGACAAGCGCCTGTTTTGTTTCCAATTTGCGGAAGCGTTCGAAATGGCCAAGTACAGTATCATCTAAAAGATGGAGTGAAGACAGGTCAGCTGCCAAGACACGGTCTCATTAGGAAGAGAGAGTTTAAACTTAAAGAACAAACAGACAATCGTCTTGTCTTTGAAATCACCTCTAACGACGAGAGCCTGCAAAATTATCCCTACCATTTTCGAGTTGAAATCGTTTATGAATTGCAAGGGAAAGAAATCACTATCACCTATCGTGTACAAAATCTAGAGTCTGATCAAGTCATGCCTTATTTCATTGGAGGGCATCCAGCCTTTCGTTGTCCCCTTTTAGCAGATGAAGACTATGAAGACTATGAGTTGATTTTTGAAAAAGAAGAAAGCTGTAGCATTCCTCACTTGTTCACAGAAACCGGTTTGGTTGATCGCCTGCAGCGGACGCCATTTTTAGACCATAGTCCTAGCCTACCTTTGCGCCATGAACTGTTTGAAAAAGACGCCATTATTTTAGATCAATTAGCCTCTAAATCTGTGAAGCTTATCTCGAAAAAATCTGGTAAAGGTTTGGAATTGGACTTTGCAGATTTTGAGAATCTCGTCCTTTGGTCTACCAATAACAAGGGTCCTTTCATTGCCTTAGAGCCTTGGACGGGTATTTCCACATCTGCAGAAGAGGGCGATTTCTTCGAAGATAAAAAAGGTGTGATCCAGTTAGCTCCTCAAGAAACACGGAGTCATCAGTACCGTATCACCATTTTGTAA
- a CDS encoding GIY-YIG nuclease family protein, translated as METKAYMYVLECADGSLYTGYTTDVEKRLKTHNAGKGAKYTRARLPVKLLYQEAYPDKPSAMSAEALFKKKSRQAKLNYIKKREWDRNR; from the coding sequence ATGGAAACTAAGGCTTACATGTATGTCCTAGAGTGTGCGGATGGCTCCCTCTACACTGGCTACACCACGGATGTCGAAAAACGCCTAAAGACTCACAATGCTGGAAAAGGCGCCAAATACACACGGGCTCGCCTCCCTGTTAAACTTCTTTACCAAGAAGCCTATCCAGATAAACCCTCTGCTATGTCTGCCGAGGCTCTCTTTAAAAAGAAATCGCGTCAAGCAAAGCTAAACTATATCAAAAAAAGAGAGTGGGACAGAAATCGGTAA
- a CDS encoding tRNA1(Val) (adenine(37)-N6)-methyltransferase yields MTDIELKDGERVNQLFSSDVKIIQNREVFSYSVDSVLLSRFPKLPKRGLIVDLCAGNGAVGLFASTRTEAQIIGVEIQERLADMATRSIALNDLNRQMSMITDDLKHLPQHIKGSKVDIILCNPPYFKVDEHSNLNESEHYLLARHEITTNLDEICHVAQRVLKSNGRLAMVHRPDRFLDIIETMKRYNLAPKRIQFVYPKVTKEANMLLIEAIKDGSLDGLKILPPLFIHNEDGSYTEEIHEIYYGN; encoded by the coding sequence ATGACAGATATCGAATTAAAAGACGGCGAGCGCGTCAATCAACTCTTTTCAAGTGATGTGAAAATCATACAAAATCGGGAAGTCTTTAGTTACTCCGTGGATAGCGTCCTGCTCTCGCGCTTTCCAAAATTGCCCAAGCGAGGATTGATCGTAGATCTCTGCGCTGGAAATGGGGCCGTGGGACTTTTTGCAAGTACTCGTACAGAGGCCCAGATCATTGGTGTCGAAATTCAGGAACGTCTGGCGGATATGGCTACCCGCTCCATTGCTCTCAATGACTTGAACCGGCAAATGTCCATGATCACCGATGACCTCAAGCATTTGCCTCAACATATCAAGGGCAGTAAAGTGGATATCATCCTCTGCAATCCTCCTTATTTCAAGGTGGATGAGCATTCCAATCTCAATGAGAGTGAACACTACCTCTTAGCTCGGCATGAAATTACGACCAATTTAGATGAGATTTGCCATGTGGCCCAGCGGGTTCTCAAATCAAATGGTCGCTTAGCGATGGTCCATCGTCCAGATCGCTTTTTAGATATCATCGAAACCATGAAGCGTTACAATCTTGCACCTAAGCGGATCCAGTTTGTCTATCCCAAAGTGACCAAAGAAGCGAATATGTTATTGATTGAAGCGATCAAGGATGGCTCACTGGACGGTTTAAAAATTCTGCCTCCCCTCTTTATTCACAATGAAGATGGAAGCTATACAGAAGAGATTCATGAGATCTACTATGGAAACTAA